The DNA region CCCATGGTTTCTCCTGCCCTCGGTTGATCCACTGTGGACCATCCTGTCCACGGAGCCCGCCGATCGACAGTGTCCGGAACGCCATCATGCGTACACTTTCGGACATGAGCACGGTCGCCCTCGCCGCCACGGACGGCATGCTGCAGTTCGAACTGTCCATCGCCCACGAGGTCTTCGACACGGGCCTGTACGAATTCGGTGTCCACGGCTCGAAGCCGGTGAAGGTCGGGCGCTTCCTGCTCGAACCGGATCACGGGCTCGAAAGCCTCGCGCGCGCCGGCACCGTCATCGTCCCCGGCTGGGCCGACATCGACGTCGATCCGCCCGCGGACCTGGTCGAGGCGGTGCGCGCCGCCCACGAAGCGGGCGCGCGGGTCGCCTCCCTGTGCACGGGCGCGTTCGTCCTGGCGGCCGCCGGCCTGCTCGACGGCCGCCGCGCGACGACACATTGGGCGCACACCGATGTCCTCGCCGCCCGGTATCCGGCCGTCGAGGTCGATCCGGACGTCCTCTACGTCGACAACGGCAGCGTGCTCACCTCGGCGGGCAAGGCCGCCGCGATGGACCTGTGCCTGCACCTGGTCCGTCGCGACCACGGGTCGGCGGCCGCGAACACCGTCGCCCGGCGCCTGGTCGTCCCGCCGCACCGCGCGGGCGGGCAGGCCCAGTTCGTCACCACCCCGGTGCCCGACCAGGACGACCATCCGCTCGGCGGGCTGCTCCCCTGGATCACCGAACGGCTGGACCGGCCGCTGACCGTCGAGGACCTCGCCCGGCAGGCCACCATGAGTTCCCGCAACCTGGCCCGGCATTTCCGGTCGGCGACCGGGACGACGCCGCTGCGCTGGCTGCTGATCCAGCGCATCCGCCGCGCGCAGGAACTCCTGGAGCGGACCGACGACAGCGTCGACCTGATCGCGGAGGCCACCGGGATGCGCACCGCCGCGACGTTGCGGCGGCATTTCAACCGGACCGTCGGCGTGCCGCCGGACACCTACCGGCGCACCTTCCGCGCGACTAACGCAGACGTGCCGTGATCAGGTCCGCGACGGCCGCCATCCCGGCCTCGTTCGGGTGGTACGGCACGCGGCCCTGCGCGGCCGGGTAGCGCTCCATCCACGGCACGGCGGCGCAGGCGTCGTGCTCCGCGCTGGCCGCGGCCGCCGGGATCAGGGTGGCCCGCTCGTCGCGCGCCGCCCGCCGGGTCGCCGCCGCCAGCCGGTCCGCCACCTCGCGTTCGAAGGCGAGTTGCTCCGGAGTGAGCGGGACGCCGTCGCAGGCGGGCCGGGTGCCCGGCACGATCGTCAGGTAGTCGACGACCAGCACGCGTGCCCGCGGCGCGCGGCGATGGACCGCCTCGATGACGGCGCCGATCTTCTCGTGCACGGTGGTGAGCGCTGTGCGGACGGCGTTTCGGTCGACCTGGCCGCAGTTCGTGCCGCCGGTGTTCTGGCAGCCGTAAGCGAACAGGCTCCCGACATAGCCGACGTCGTTGCCGCCGATGGTGATCGTCACGAGCCGGGTGTCCCGGGTGACGGCCTCGATCTGCGGCGGCTGCCCGGCCTGCCCGGTGGTGAGGATGTTCGCCGTCGTCGCGCCGCTGCAGGTGACATCGGTGAGGGCCAGACCGCGTTCCCCGGCGACGAGACTCGCGTAGTTCTTCGT from Amycolatopsis sp. EV170708-02-1 includes:
- a CDS encoding helix-turn-helix domain-containing protein gives rise to the protein MSTVALAATDGMLQFELSIAHEVFDTGLYEFGVHGSKPVKVGRFLLEPDHGLESLARAGTVIVPGWADIDVDPPADLVEAVRAAHEAGARVASLCTGAFVLAAAGLLDGRRATTHWAHTDVLAARYPAVEVDPDVLYVDNGSVLTSAGKAAAMDLCLHLVRRDHGSAAANTVARRLVVPPHRAGGQAQFVTTPVPDQDDHPLGGLLPWITERLDRPLTVEDLARQATMSSRNLARHFRSATGTTPLRWLLIQRIRRAQELLERTDDSVDLIAEATGMRTAATLRRHFNRTVGVPPDTYRRTFRATNADVP
- a CDS encoding SGNH/GDSL hydrolase family protein; protein product: MFKRISAAVLAAASLGFLATPPAQADAPARYVAMGSSFAAGPGIPPQQPGTPAACGRSTKNYASLVAGERGLALTDVTCSGATTANILTTGQAGQPPQIEAVTRDTRLVTITIGGNDVGYVGSLFAYGCQNTGGTNCGQVDRNAVRTALTTVHEKIGAVIEAVHRRAPRARVLVVDYLTIVPGTRPACDGVPLTPEQLAFEREVADRLAAATRRAARDERATLIPAAAASAEHDACAAVPWMERYPAAQGRVPYHPNEAGMAAVADLITARLR